The genomic DNA TCCTCGAATTCCGCTACCGCTTCGTTCTGCGGGGTCTCACTTTGATCGCGGTTCCCGCAGGAGTCTACGTGTATTTCAAATACTCATGCCTACAGCAACAATCTTTCATAAAATAGCCTAGCAAAAACTTGACCATGGAGGTGGCTTAAAAATGAATCGACTGACATTGGGCTCAAAGATCGGTATTTTCTCATCCTCGAGCCCTATTACCTACACCTCGCCAACGCGCTTTGAACGATCTAAGGATTTCCTCACTAACAAAGGATTTTCAATTGAAGAAGGTCATCTGACGAAAAAATATGACGGCTACCGCTCAGGATCGATTCAAGCGCGGGCAGACGAAGTGAATCATCTACTTAGGGATCCTGATGTTCATTGTTTAATGGCGACCGTCGGCGGTACAAATACGAATGCTATTCTTCCGTATATCGATTATGAGGCATTTAGGCGCAATCCCAAAGTCATTGTAGGTTATTCGGATACAACGGCTCTGTTATTCGCCTTGTATGCCCAAACCGGTATCCCGACATTTTACGGACCGGCACTCATCCCGTCGTTTGGGGAATTTCCTCCTTTCGTCAACGATACCTATCAATATTTTAAGGATCTATTCGTGTCCGAACTATCGTATCCTTATCATTTACCGATGCTTTCTGTTTGGACCGATGAACCCATTAATTGGGATACGCCAACTAAAACTAAAGAGAAGGAACAGCACACCAATAAATGGATTAGTTTAAAAGACGGCGTTTCCGAAGGTCGATTGATTGCCGGCAACCTAAATACGATGTACGGCATATGGGGAAGTCCTTATATGCCTGATATTCGAAACGGTGACATCCTAATGATTGAGGATAGTTTAAAAGATGCAGCCACTGTTGAGAAAAACTTCTCCCTATTAAAAGTCAATGGGGTCTTCGATCGCATTGGCGGTTTAATTCTTGGCAAACATGAGTTATTTGATGACCAAGGCACGGGCAAGAAACCCTACGACATTTTGCTTGAAGTGATCGGGGAACCGACATTTCCTATTCTTGCTGACTTCGATAGCTGCCACACTCATCCGATGATTCCGCTACCCATTGGCACCCATGTCAAGTTAGATACTTACAAAAAAGAGGTCACACTAACAGAAGATCCTTTTAATTTGAACGTATCCAAGCAGTAGACTAAAATAGTTGCTTGGATTATTTTTCATATATGAATTTCGCAAAAATCAACCTCATTAGCCTCTTGTGTCCTAGCAAACCACACGAGCAAGTCATTATGATGTTGAATGATTTGTTCGGCCTTTAGATGATCGGTGTCAAACGTGGAATGACCATCACTGATTAAGGTAACATCAAAACCGAGACTGAATGCCCGTCTTGTCGTCGTATCCACACACAGCTCCGTCTGCATACCTGTGATACAGAGATGATTGATGCTTCTTTCTGTTAAAATTGATTCAAGATG from Tuberibacillus sp. Marseille-P3662 includes the following:
- a CDS encoding S66 family peptidase, with translation MNRLTLGSKIGIFSSSSPITYTSPTRFERSKDFLTNKGFSIEEGHLTKKYDGYRSGSIQARADEVNHLLRDPDVHCLMATVGGTNTNAILPYIDYEAFRRNPKVIVGYSDTTALLFALYAQTGIPTFYGPALIPSFGEFPPFVNDTYQYFKDLFVSELSYPYHLPMLSVWTDEPINWDTPTKTKEKEQHTNKWISLKDGVSEGRLIAGNLNTMYGIWGSPYMPDIRNGDILMIEDSLKDAATVEKNFSLLKVNGVFDRIGGLILGKHELFDDQGTGKKPYDILLEVIGEPTFPILADFDSCHTHPMIPLPIGTHVKLDTYKKEVTLTEDPFNLNVSKQ